AAGAACCTGACGACCGGGGAAGGCGGGATGATTACTACGAATTCATCCAAGGCGGCCGACCGCCTGCGTATTCTGGCTCTGCACGGCATGTCGCGGGGTGCGTGGAGACGTTACACCGGTATGGGTTCCTGGAAGTACCAGATCCTGGAACTGGGCTACAAGTACAACCTGACCGACATCGCCGCCGCACTCGGTTCCGAGCAGTTGCGCCGCTTCGAACAGATTCAGGCCGCGCGCCGGCAGGCAGCGGCCTGGTACAGCCAGTACCTGGGGGAGATTGCCGAATTGATCCTGCCCGGGGAAATCGCGGGTGGTGTCCATGCCTGGCACCTCTACATCGTCAAGTTGCGGTCGGGCGGTGAAGCGCGGCGCAACCGCGTGATTGAAGACCTCAAGCAGCGGGGAGTCGGGACATCGGTACACTTCATTCCGCTGTACCTGCACCCGTACTACAAGCGGCACTACCGGTACACCGCGCGCGATCTGCCGAACAGCTACAATCACTACAAGAGCGCCATCACCCTGCCGTTGTTTGCCGACATCACCGAGGACGAGATCAAGTACGTCGCCGACTGCTTCAAGCAGGTCCTCGCGCGCAAGTCGGCGCGTTAGTCCCGATGCAACGCTTGTTTGATCTGACGCTGGCTACGCTCGGTCTGCTGGTGACTTTGCCGCTGACGTTGCTAATCGTGTTAGCGCTGCTGCTGTTCGATTTCGGCAATCCCGTTTTTGTTCATCGCCGGGTCGGGCGGGAGGGCGAGGAGTTCGGCTTGATCAAGTTTCGCACGATGCGGCGCAACGCCGGCGGTGTCGGGCTGACGGTGGCACGCGATGCGCGGATCACGCCGATCGGCCGGATTTTACGGCGGCTGAAGCTCGACGAGTTGCCGCAGTTGCTGAACGTGGCGGCCGGGCAGATGGCGATCGTCGGTCCGCGGCCCGAGACGCCGGAATTTGTCGCCGGCTACGATGCGGCGCAGCGGGAGATCTTGAGGTACAAACCGGGACTTACCGATCCTGCTTCTCTGAAATACCGGCACGAAGAAAAGATACTGGCGAAGTTTGCCGACCCGGTCGATGTTTACATAAAGACGATCTTGCCGGACAAGATTGCGCTTTCGCTGGCATACCAAAAACGGCGCACAATTTGGTCGGATGTCGGCATCATCGTGCGTACCATTCTTGCGATCTCGCGATCGCACCGGGCGACGAAAACGCTTGACAAGAACGGCTTAGCGGCATAAGATATCTGCCCGTCCGTGGGCGATTAGCTCAGTTGGCTAGAGTGCCTGCATGACACGCAGGAGGTCACTGGTTCAATTCCAGTATCGCCCACCATTGTCGCTGATGCCTCGGTCTGAGGCTATTTTTGTAGGATTGTGTTCAAATGGCGATTGCACTGAAATTTCCCGACGGCACCGTCAAAGATTTTCCCGACGGGACGACCGGGTACGATGTTGCCAAGTCGATCTCGCCGCGGCTGGCCGACGAGGCGCTGGCGGTAACGCTCGACGATGAGATTGTCGATCTCAACCGGCCCCTGCCGCGCGGCGGTGAATTTCGCGTTCACACGTTTGATACGCCGCAAGGGAAGTGGGTTTTCTGGCATTCATCGGCGCACGTAATGGCGGAGGCGGTCCAGGATCTGTTTCCCGGAACGCGGCTGGCGATCGGACCGCCGATCGAGGAAGGCTTCTACTACGACTTCGACGCGCCGAAGCCCTTCACGGACGAGGACCTGGCGCGCATCGAGCAGCGCATGAGTGAGATAGTCGCCGGCGACCACAAATTCCTCCGGGAGGAAGTGAGCCGCGAGGAAGCGATCCGCCGCGCCAAGGAGAATAACGAGCCGTTTAAGGTCGAGTTGATCGACGGTTTGCAGGACGGCACGATCTCCTATTATAAGCACGATCATTTCATCGATCTGTGCCGCGGCCCGCATCTGCCTTCGACCAACCGGATCAAGGCGTTCAAGCTGCTCTCGGTGGCGGGCGCGTACTGGCGCGGTGACGAGCGCAACAAGATGCTGCAGCGGATTTACGGCGTGTCGTATCCGAAGAAGGCGATGCTGGAGGAGTATCTCAAGCGGCTGGAGGAAGCGAAGAAACGCGATCATCGCAAGCTCGGCAAGGAACTCGGGCTGTTTACGATCACGGAAGAGACCGGCGGCGGGCTGCCGATGTGGATGCCGAAGGGCGCGCTGATGCGGCACCTGATCGAGAATTACTGGAAGGAAACGCATCTGGCGCACGGGTACGACCTGGTGATGTCACCGCATATCGCGCGGCTGAAATTGTGGGAGACCTCGGGGCACACCGGCTTCTATAATGAAAGCATGTACTCGCCGATCGAGGTGGACAATGAGAAGTACCAGATCAAGCCGATGAACTGCCCGTTCCACATCATGATGTACAAGCAGAACCTGCACTCGTACCGCGAGCTGCCGCTGCGCTGGGCGGAACTCGGCACGGTCTATCGCTACGAACGCGGCGGCGTGCTGCACGGATTATTCCGCGTGCGCGGATTCACCCAGGATGACGCCCACATTTTCTGCACGCCCGATCAGCTTGAGGATGAGGTGCTCGGGGTGCTGAATCTGACCGAGGAGCTGCTGGGCGCGTTTGGATTCCACGACTACCACATCTATCTGTCGACGCGTCCGGAGAAGGCGATCGGCGCGCCGGAGTTGTGGCAAGTGGCTGAGGGGACGCTGCGCAAGGCGCTGGCGAAGAAAAACATGAAGTACGATGTGGACGCCGGCGGCGGGGCGTTTTACGGCCCCAAGATCGATATCAAGATTCGCGATGCCATGGCCCGCGAATGGCAGTGTACGACCGTGCAATTCGACTTCAACCTGCCGGAGCGGTTCGATATCTCCTACGTCGATTCCGACGGCCAGTACAAGCGGCCGTATATGGTGCACCGGGCACTGCTGGGTTCGCTTGAACGCTTTATGGGCGTGCTGATCGAGCATTACGGCGGCTTTTTCCCGCTGTGGATCGCGCCGGTGCAGGCCAAGGTGATTCCGATCACCGACAAGCAGCTTGATTTTGCCCGCGATGTGCAAGCGCGCCTGAAGGCGGCCGGGTTGCGCGGCGAATTGGATGACCGCTCCGAGAAGATGGGCTACAAGATTCGCGAGGCGGAGACTGCCAAGATCCCGTATATGCTCGTGATCGGGCCGAAGGAAGTGGAGGCGGGGCAGGTGAGTCTGCGCCACCACGGCAGCGGCGATTTGGGGGCGATGGCGGTGGACGAAGTGATCAAGCGGTTGAGCGCGGAAGTGGCGACGCGGGCGTTGCCGGTGCGGAAGTAGCCTCCAGAGCGGCGGCAAATCGACTCGGGA
The sequence above is a segment of the Candidatus Zixiibacteriota bacterium genome. Coding sequences within it:
- a CDS encoding DegT/DnrJ/EryC1/StrS family aminotransferase, translating into MPITHVPFYRLKLTDAEVKRVEDVLRSGWLTTGKITHEFENEFARYVGAKHAVAVNSCTAALHLSLIAAGAGAGDEVITTPYTFVASTETVIQTGARVKFVDTEKDSFNIDLEQIPRAIGKRTKAIVPVYIAGAPMDLQRIERIRREHKVAVIHDAAHAVGTSWQGTMIGATRDFTCFSFYSTKNLTTGEGGMITTNSSKAADRLRILALHGMSRGAWRRYTGMGSWKYQILELGYKYNLTDIAAALGSEQLRRFEQIQAARRQAAAWYSQYLGEIAELILPGEIAGGVHAWHLYIVKLRSGGEARRNRVIEDLKQRGVGTSVHFIPLYLHPYYKRHYRYTARDLPNSYNHYKSAITLPLFADITEDEIKYVADCFKQVLARKSAR
- a CDS encoding sugar transferase codes for the protein MQRLFDLTLATLGLLVTLPLTLLIVLALLLFDFGNPVFVHRRVGREGEEFGLIKFRTMRRNAGGVGLTVARDARITPIGRILRRLKLDELPQLLNVAAGQMAIVGPRPETPEFVAGYDAAQREILRYKPGLTDPASLKYRHEEKILAKFADPVDVYIKTILPDKIALSLAYQKRRTIWSDVGIIVRTILAISRSHRATKTLDKNGLAA
- the thrS gene encoding threonine--tRNA ligase; this translates as MAIALKFPDGTVKDFPDGTTGYDVAKSISPRLADEALAVTLDDEIVDLNRPLPRGGEFRVHTFDTPQGKWVFWHSSAHVMAEAVQDLFPGTRLAIGPPIEEGFYYDFDAPKPFTDEDLARIEQRMSEIVAGDHKFLREEVSREEAIRRAKENNEPFKVELIDGLQDGTISYYKHDHFIDLCRGPHLPSTNRIKAFKLLSVAGAYWRGDERNKMLQRIYGVSYPKKAMLEEYLKRLEEAKKRDHRKLGKELGLFTITEETGGGLPMWMPKGALMRHLIENYWKETHLAHGYDLVMSPHIARLKLWETSGHTGFYNESMYSPIEVDNEKYQIKPMNCPFHIMMYKQNLHSYRELPLRWAELGTVYRYERGGVLHGLFRVRGFTQDDAHIFCTPDQLEDEVLGVLNLTEELLGAFGFHDYHIYLSTRPEKAIGAPELWQVAEGTLRKALAKKNMKYDVDAGGGAFYGPKIDIKIRDAMAREWQCTTVQFDFNLPERFDISYVDSDGQYKRPYMVHRALLGSLERFMGVLIEHYGGFFPLWIAPVQAKVIPITDKQLDFARDVQARLKAAGLRGELDDRSEKMGYKIREAETAKIPYMLVIGPKEVEAGQVSLRHHGSGDLGAMAVDEVIKRLSAEVATRALPVRK